One part of the Moorena sp. SIOASIH genome encodes these proteins:
- a CDS encoding transposase codes for MIIIEAKLKGTTSQYAKLEEAIRTSQFVRNKCLRFWMDNKGVTRNDLQKLCSQLAKNSETPWVQRLNSQARQSAADRAWQAISRFYTNCKQNKSGKKGFPKYKKFSRSVEYKKTGWKLSADRKEIEFTDGFKAGKFALWTSRDLLFYSEQQIQRVRIVRRADGYYCQFLIQWERKEEHEFNGNVVGIDLGLKEFYTDSNGNTVENPRYLRKSEKRLKKLQRRVSKRYQRGKKQSKRYHKARKALAKQHLKISRQRKDRAIKDALALVKSNDLIVYEDLKIKNMVKNHNLAKSISDASWYQFVQWLQYFAKIHGSICIPVAPHYTTINCSGCGEKVEKTLSTRTHQCPKCKLVLDRDWNAARNILAKGLQVLAEYLNSSEGHSRTGVKNPNARGENDHWFVDRDIDNLSRLVEPRTVVSQESPTITRSV; via the coding sequence ATGATTATAATAGAAGCCAAGCTCAAGGGAACAACATCCCAATACGCGAAATTAGAGGAAGCAATCCGAACGTCCCAATTCGTTCGGAATAAATGCCTGCGTTTTTGGATGGATAATAAAGGGGTCACGCGCAATGACCTGCAAAAGTTATGTTCCCAACTGGCTAAGAATAGCGAAACCCCTTGGGTACAGAGACTTAACTCTCAAGCTCGACAAAGTGCAGCCGACCGAGCGTGGCAAGCTATCTCACGGTTTTATACCAACTGCAAGCAGAACAAGTCGGGTAAAAAAGGATTTCCAAAGTACAAAAAATTTAGCCGTTCTGTCGAGTACAAAAAGACAGGATGGAAGTTGTCTGCCGACCGTAAAGAAATCGAGTTTACCGATGGATTTAAGGCGGGCAAATTTGCACTTTGGACGAGCCGAGATTTGCTTTTCTATTCAGAACAACAAATCCAAAGAGTCCGAATTGTTAGACGTGCTGATGGCTATTACTGTCAATTTCTCATTCAATGGGAGCGAAAAGAAGAGCATGAATTTAACGGTAATGTTGTTGGTATAGACCTTGGACTCAAAGAGTTCTATACCGATAGCAACGGGAATACTGTAGAGAATCCCCGCTATCTAAGGAAATCCGAGAAACGGTTAAAGAAACTGCAACGTCGGGTCTCCAAACGATATCAAAGAGGAAAAAAACAATCGAAGCGATATCACAAAGCGAGAAAGGCCTTAGCTAAACAACATCTTAAAATCTCCAGACAACGTAAAGACAGAGCCATTAAAGATGCTTTGGCGTTAGTCAAGTCTAACGATTTGATAGTCTATGAAGATTTGAAGATAAAAAATATGGTTAAAAATCATAATTTGGCTAAATCCATATCGGATGCTTCTTGGTATCAATTCGTGCAATGGCTTCAATATTTTGCCAAAATTCATGGCAGTATTTGTATTCCAGTCGCACCGCATTATACGACAATAAATTGTTCAGGATGTGGCGAAAAAGTTGAAAAAACTTTAAGCACCCGGACTCATCAATGTCCCAAATGCAAGTTAGTTTTAGACCGGGATTGGAATGCAGCACGAAATATTTTAGCAAAGGGATTGCAGGTGTTGGCGGAATACTTAAACAGTAGCGAAGGGCATTCGCGAACTGGGGTCAAAAACCCAAACGCTAGGGGAGAGAACGACCACTGGTTTGTTGATAGAGATATCGATAATCTAAGCCGACTCGTTGAACCGAGAACTGTGGTTTCACAGGAATCCCCCACTATAACGCGAAGCGTTTAG
- a CDS encoding oxidoreductase, which yields MANGKSKVALITGASSGMGKEMAKSLLKDGLTVVVAARSVEKMADLRELGAHPLRMDITDEASIQAAVNEIQDTYGKVDVLVNNAGFGCYGTVEETSIDDARYQFEVNIFGLARLTQLLLPKMREARSGKIINISSMGGKMYTPLGAWYHASKHALEGWSDCLRLELAAFNIDVVIIEPGIIRTAFGNVLMGPMLERSGNGPYAKLANSVAKATEKSYNSGSGSSPKVIADIVSKAVKARKPKTRYVAGQFAAPMIFIRKWFGERIFDWVIMSRVK from the coding sequence ATGGCAAATGGTAAATCCAAAGTCGCACTGATTACCGGGGCATCATCGGGTATGGGCAAAGAAATGGCCAAATCTCTGCTGAAGGATGGTCTGACCGTAGTAGTGGCGGCACGTAGTGTCGAGAAAATGGCTGACCTAAGAGAGTTGGGTGCTCACCCACTGCGTATGGACATCACCGATGAGGCAAGTATCCAGGCTGCCGTGAATGAAATTCAAGACACTTATGGCAAGGTCGATGTTCTAGTCAATAATGCTGGCTTTGGATGCTACGGGACAGTGGAGGAAACCTCTATTGATGATGCCCGCTACCAGTTCGAGGTCAACATTTTCGGCCTTGCCCGACTGACCCAGTTGTTGTTACCAAAGATGCGAGAAGCTCGCTCGGGCAAGATCATTAATATTAGTTCGATGGGTGGCAAGATGTATACACCCCTGGGAGCTTGGTATCATGCCTCTAAGCACGCCCTCGAAGGTTGGTCAGACTGTCTGAGATTAGAACTGGCTGCTTTTAATATTGATGTTGTGATCATTGAACCTGGTATCATCCGAACCGCATTTGGGAATGTACTTATGGGTCCAATGCTGGAGCGGTCGGGAAATGGCCCCTATGCTAAACTGGCCAACAGTGTTGCCAAGGCCACCGAAAAATCCTACAACAGCGGTAGCGGTTCCTCTCCAAAGGTGATTGCCGATATTGTCTCGAAGGCGGTTAAAGCACGCAAACCAAAAACTCGCTATGTTGCCGGTCAATTTGCAGCACCAATGATCTTCATCCGAAAGTGGTTTGGCGAACGCATTTTCGATTGGGTGATCATGAGTAGAGTAAAGTGA
- a CDS encoding proline iminopeptidase-family hydrolase, whose translation MQSKDSFPTEYLNYTGRNDLLSGGVKMIPIDTSKGTFQVWTKRIGNHPTMKVLLLHGGPGMTHEYLEAFDSYFPAASIEYYYYDQLGSYYSDQPNEPELVELARFVDEVEQVRQALKLDQENFYLYGHSWGGLLAMEYALKYQQHLKGLIVSNMMASVPKYNEYAHNVLMPGMDPVVLAEIQGYETSEDYQNPRYMELLIEHHYVYHVLRMPSEDWPDPLNRSFKHLNADIYVPMQGPSELGLRGKLIDWDRSGNLGQIEVPTLVIGAQYDTMDPEYMEWMAVAMQNGRYLHCSNGSHLTLYDDQQVYFQGLIQFIQDVDAGHF comes from the coding sequence ATGCAGAGCAAAGATAGTTTTCCCACCGAGTACTTGAACTATACTGGTCGCAACGACCTGTTAAGTGGCGGTGTGAAGATGATACCCATCGACACATCGAAGGGAACCTTCCAGGTCTGGACCAAGCGAATTGGCAATCATCCGACGATGAAGGTACTGCTCCTGCATGGCGGGCCCGGTATGACCCATGAGTACTTAGAGGCATTCGACAGTTACTTTCCTGCAGCCAGCATCGAGTATTATTACTATGATCAACTCGGCTCTTACTATAGTGACCAGCCGAATGAGCCAGAGTTAGTGGAGTTGGCACGCTTTGTGGATGAGGTGGAGCAAGTGCGCCAAGCCTTAAAGCTGGATCAAGAAAACTTCTACCTTTATGGCCACTCCTGGGGCGGTCTTTTGGCTATGGAGTATGCCTTGAAGTACCAACAGCACCTCAAGGGTCTGATTGTCTCCAACATGATGGCCAGCGTCCCAAAATACAACGAATATGCCCATAACGTACTGATGCCTGGCATGGATCCGGTTGTTCTGGCAGAGATCCAGGGTTATGAAACCTCTGAGGATTACCAAAATCCGCGCTATATGGAACTGCTAATAGAGCACCACTACGTTTACCATGTCCTGCGTATGCCATCGGAAGATTGGCCGGATCCATTGAACCGTAGTTTTAAGCACCTAAATGCGGATATCTATGTCCCGATGCAAGGACCATCCGAGCTTGGTCTTAGAGGCAAACTCATAGATTGGGATCGTTCCGGTAACCTAGGGCAAATCGAAGTGCCAACTCTGGTTATTGGTGCCCAATACGATACGATGGATCCTGAATACATGGAATGGATGGCGGTCGCGATGCAAAATGGCCGTTACCTCCACTGCTCAAACGGTAGCCACCTAACACTTTACGACGACCAGCAAGTTTATTTTCAAGGTCTGATCCAGTTCATCCAGGACGTAGATGCAGGCCATTTCTGA